Sequence from the Equus asinus isolate D_3611 breed Donkey chromosome 5, EquAss-T2T_v2, whole genome shotgun sequence genome:
ACCCAGCATCCACCTGCATCAACTTGATCCGCTCAGCTCTGTCACACTCAGCAAACACCCTCTGCCTTCTGAGCAAAATAAAGCCGCAAccccagaagagagaaaagaagactttTCCTGAGTCTGGAGAGGCAGCCTTTACACCCAATTTACAAAGAGTGAGGGTCTGTGTAAGGCCCTGGATTTGGAATCACTAGCGGTGCCTTCCCAACCGACCTTCTGCACAAAAGCTCCCcaggaggtggtggtgatggtgttacttttaaaggaaaatgccaaaCACACAAAAGTAGAGACAATCGTGTAAGGAACTCCGTACCCTCACACTCTTCATCCAGCTTCCGCGATTAACAACTCACAGCCAGTCTCCTCCCATCTGTTCCCCCTCTCTTACCAACTAACGGCGCTCCCCAaaactggattattttgaagcaaatccatAACCTATATTTCAACTTCAGTACGTATTTCTAAAAgatgagagttttttaaaaaactgtaatgCTACCATTACCAAAAGTGACTAAACAAAACTAATATCCTTAATACTATCAAATAACCAGTTACAAATTTCCTCTATCggctcaattttttaaaaacgtttCTTCAAATCGGGATCCAACCGAGGATCACACATTGCATTGCCGCGTTCTGTCTCTTTAAAAACCACAGCTTCTCTGTTCCTGTGATTCGCACAGCAGCCAGGCTAATCCCTACCGGCAGTTCCCAATAATTCTATCCTGGGGATACCACAAAGAAACTCCAGTCTTATAGAGGGTTGAAAAAATGATATATAAATTAGTcgtttttataattaaataagtttaaaaaaatctgcaaagCACACCTGAAACGATTTGAGCTGAAGCCGTTAGCAATTCGGAGAGGCACACACTCACTCACGTGTCCTTTGCAACTCCGATCTTGCGGGTTTTCCCAGCGGCTTGAGCAACACCGCGCTTACCCCAGGCGCTTCCACAAGGTGGGGGCGCAGCGCGCGCGCTTCCTCCCCGCCCGACGTTCCTCCGCCGCCGAGTCCTCGCGGTCCGAATGCGGCGGGCGGGCCCCCAGCCACCTACCGAGGCCACCTGCCCAGGTGAGAAAAAGAGCTCCAGCCAACGAGTTCCGGAGGGCGGTCCCGGGTTATCTAGAGAGAATTCTGAGCCAGCCAGTCTGGCCACAGAGGAACCAACCGGAACTCCACGGTCTCCGGGAACCAACAGCCCGCAAAGCCCTGGGGCTTAATCCCAGTGCCCGGCGCGCGCCCGGGCGCCGTCCCCAACGCCCGAGGGCCAGGACAGGGGACGCCAAGTCTGCCCCAACGAATACACCTGCATGTGTGTACGTCACTGTATACGCCCACCTGTGTGTGCCAGGGAGGAGAGTGCAAGTTACATACGCCCATGTCTATAACAGCCCGTTTTACAATGTTTAAGAGCTGCCGCCCCTGGAAGCAGGGTGCGAGGGTCTCGGTGTGAGTATTCTCCCAACCCAGGCCACCAGGTTCCATCCCT
This genomic interval carries:
- the GPR160 gene encoding probable G-protein coupled receptor 160 isoform X7, with translation MEPGGLGWENTHTETLAPCFQGRQLLNIVKRAVIDMGVCNLHSPPWHTQVASVGGWGPARRIRTARTRRRRNVGRGGSARAAPPPCGSAWGKRGVAQAAGKTRKIGVAKDTSLKQEHGGRKLAGPFSDQAVTSR